In Gadus chalcogrammus isolate NIFS_2021 chromosome 1, NIFS_Gcha_1.0, whole genome shotgun sequence, one DNA window encodes the following:
- the znf740b gene encoding zinc finger protein 740b isoform X2: protein MTHHSNTSVRDHMKWAGLLGCEAVLSSMALMQANGIPGQKKMMSPLGQGQRDNPESHHSHHSHGHQPHHHGHQLHHSHMGHPSNGSCPPLLIRKDGDYHASRMMDEKGIQANQNMQPKKKHKKSGIPNKMKEKMEPIMPPMVMEDDSLKVQKNFICDHCYGAYRSSYHLKRHMLTHTGEKPYACDSCEMRFIQRYHLDRHKRVHSGEKPYQCDRCHQNFSRTDRLLRHRRLCTAGGVGKEEIQACCDSRASAYPQDPPGHTATWSPLQPSNNRLTV, encoded by the exons ATGACACACCATTCCAACACTTCTGTTCGAGATCATATGAAATGG GCTGGACTTCTGGGCTGTGAGGCAGTGCTGTCCAGCATGGCACTGATGCAGGCAAACGGCATTCCAGGTCAGAAGAAGATGATGTCACCACTAGGCCAGGGCCAGAGGGACAACCCTGAGAGTCACCATTCCCATCACAGCCACGGGCATCAGCCTCACCACCACGGCCACCAGCTACACCACAGTCACATGGGCCATCCCTCCAATGGAAGCTGCCCGCCACTG TTGATCAGAAAGGATGGTGATTATCACGCATCGAGAATGATGGATGAAAAGGGCATCCAGGCAAACCAGAATATGCAGCCCAAGAAAAAGCATAAAAAATCAGGGATCCCCAACAAAATGAAAGAGAAGATGGAG CCCATCATGCCGCCCATGGTCATGGAGGACGACTCGCTGAAGGTGCAGAAGAACTTCATCTGTGACCACTGCTACGGGGCGTACCGGAGCAGCTACCACCTCAAACGGCACATGCTCACTCACACAG GGGAGAAGCCGTATGCATGCGACTCGTGTGAAATGCGGTTCATCCAGCGCTACCACCTGGACAGACATAAGCGTGTGCACAgcggagagaaaccataccagtGCGACCGGTGCCATCAG AACTTCTCGCGGACAGACCGGCTCCTACGGCACCGGCGCCTGTGCACGGCGGGCGGCGTCGGCAAGGAGGAGATCCAGGCGTGCTGCGACAGCCGCGCGTCGGCCTACCCCCAGGATCCCCCCGGCCACACCGCCACCTGGAGCCCCCTACAGCCCTCCAACAACCGCCTGACTGTctga
- the znf740b gene encoding zinc finger protein 740b isoform X1 has translation MTHHSNTSVRDHMKWVSAGLLGCEAVLSSMALMQANGIPGQKKMMSPLGQGQRDNPESHHSHHSHGHQPHHHGHQLHHSHMGHPSNGSCPPLLIRKDGDYHASRMMDEKGIQANQNMQPKKKHKKSGIPNKMKEKMEPIMPPMVMEDDSLKVQKNFICDHCYGAYRSSYHLKRHMLTHTGEKPYACDSCEMRFIQRYHLDRHKRVHSGEKPYQCDRCHQNFSRTDRLLRHRRLCTAGGVGKEEIQACCDSRASAYPQDPPGHTATWSPLQPSNNRLTV, from the exons ATGACACACCATTCCAACACTTCTGTTCGAGATCATATGAAATGGGTCAGT GCTGGACTTCTGGGCTGTGAGGCAGTGCTGTCCAGCATGGCACTGATGCAGGCAAACGGCATTCCAGGTCAGAAGAAGATGATGTCACCACTAGGCCAGGGCCAGAGGGACAACCCTGAGAGTCACCATTCCCATCACAGCCACGGGCATCAGCCTCACCACCACGGCCACCAGCTACACCACAGTCACATGGGCCATCCCTCCAATGGAAGCTGCCCGCCACTG TTGATCAGAAAGGATGGTGATTATCACGCATCGAGAATGATGGATGAAAAGGGCATCCAGGCAAACCAGAATATGCAGCCCAAGAAAAAGCATAAAAAATCAGGGATCCCCAACAAAATGAAAGAGAAGATGGAG CCCATCATGCCGCCCATGGTCATGGAGGACGACTCGCTGAAGGTGCAGAAGAACTTCATCTGTGACCACTGCTACGGGGCGTACCGGAGCAGCTACCACCTCAAACGGCACATGCTCACTCACACAG GGGAGAAGCCGTATGCATGCGACTCGTGTGAAATGCGGTTCATCCAGCGCTACCACCTGGACAGACATAAGCGTGTGCACAgcggagagaaaccataccagtGCGACCGGTGCCATCAG AACTTCTCGCGGACAGACCGGCTCCTACGGCACCGGCGCCTGTGCACGGCGGGCGGCGTCGGCAAGGAGGAGATCCAGGCGTGCTGCGACAGCCGCGCGTCGGCCTACCCCCAGGATCCCCCCGGCCACACCGCCACCTGGAGCCCCCTACAGCCCTCCAACAACCGCCTGACTGTctga
- the znf740b gene encoding zinc finger protein 740b isoform X3 yields the protein MALMQANGIPGQKKMMSPLGQGQRDNPESHHSHHSHGHQPHHHGHQLHHSHMGHPSNGSCPPLLIRKDGDYHASRMMDEKGIQANQNMQPKKKHKKSGIPNKMKEKMEPIMPPMVMEDDSLKVQKNFICDHCYGAYRSSYHLKRHMLTHTGEKPYACDSCEMRFIQRYHLDRHKRVHSGEKPYQCDRCHQNFSRTDRLLRHRRLCTAGGVGKEEIQACCDSRASAYPQDPPGHTATWSPLQPSNNRLTV from the exons ATGGCACTGATGCAGGCAAACGGCATTCCAGGTCAGAAGAAGATGATGTCACCACTAGGCCAGGGCCAGAGGGACAACCCTGAGAGTCACCATTCCCATCACAGCCACGGGCATCAGCCTCACCACCACGGCCACCAGCTACACCACAGTCACATGGGCCATCCCTCCAATGGAAGCTGCCCGCCACTG TTGATCAGAAAGGATGGTGATTATCACGCATCGAGAATGATGGATGAAAAGGGCATCCAGGCAAACCAGAATATGCAGCCCAAGAAAAAGCATAAAAAATCAGGGATCCCCAACAAAATGAAAGAGAAGATGGAG CCCATCATGCCGCCCATGGTCATGGAGGACGACTCGCTGAAGGTGCAGAAGAACTTCATCTGTGACCACTGCTACGGGGCGTACCGGAGCAGCTACCACCTCAAACGGCACATGCTCACTCACACAG GGGAGAAGCCGTATGCATGCGACTCGTGTGAAATGCGGTTCATCCAGCGCTACCACCTGGACAGACATAAGCGTGTGCACAgcggagagaaaccataccagtGCGACCGGTGCCATCAG AACTTCTCGCGGACAGACCGGCTCCTACGGCACCGGCGCCTGTGCACGGCGGGCGGCGTCGGCAAGGAGGAGATCCAGGCGTGCTGCGACAGCCGCGCGTCGGCCTACCCCCAGGATCCCCCCGGCCACACCGCCACCTGGAGCCCCCTACAGCCCTCCAACAACCGCCTGACTGTctga
- the LOC130380285 gene encoding THAP domain-containing protein 2-like → MPQTCAAFGCSNRRNDTSKCRGITFHKFPKDPVRRKDWTIAMRRKDFQPNNTTVLCSSHFTTDDFDRTGQTIRLKDCVSPSVFTSTPEHLKKVPHKARLTRTSMKAAEERVVSVVVPGVTRTTPSTAVKSIPDHHYALDQIQVKSKVIKAQKRIDELEKQLRNAKDRERRLKLTVKSLISNQTE, encoded by the exons atgccaCAAACATGTGCAGCATTTGGGTGCTCCAACCGGAGGAATGACACAAGTAAGTGTCGTGGTATAACCTTTCACAA GTTTCCCAAGGATCCAGTGAGAAGAAAGGACTGGACTATTGCCATGAGGCGCAAGGACTTCCAACCTAACAACACAACAGTACTCTGCAGTAGCCACTTCACTACAGATGATTTTGACCGAACTGGACAAACTATTCGTTTGAAGGATTGTGTCAGTCCTTCGGTCTTTACATCCACCCCAGAACATCTGAAAAAA GTGCCTCATAAAGCCAGACTGACCAGGACCTCCATGAAAGCTGCCGAAGAGCGCGTTGTTTCGGTAGTAGTTCCTGGAGTGACACGCACCACCCCATCAACCGCTGTAAAGAGTATCCCG GATCATCACTATGCACTTGACCAGATACAAGTGAAATCCAAAGTCATCAAGGCTCAAAAGAGGATAGATGAACTGGAAAAGCAGCTTAGAAATGCGAAGGATCGCGAGAGAAGGTTGAAACTCACCGTGAAGTCACTGATTTCAAACCAGACCGAGTAG
- the zgc:174906 gene encoding uncharacterized protein zgc:174906, giving the protein MDKESETSNHQLLRCLKPKLIDILSADPELLLQHAHSRKLVTENGYKKVRAQQISTEKVTTLLDLIYDGGPKVSHGLLELLKEDTFQENFPRLSILVNPDPEEASKRTTEDSAQQSRSTNQPCMSVVSKIVTQKQLLKVAGAMSSTWKEVGIQVLDISSEKLDAIEAENNTQKMRAFRMLQTWRSRKRENATAAKLHDLLSHEDLGLDPEVLDSLLESS; this is encoded by the exons ATGGATAAAGAATCAGAAACATCAAACCATCAGCTGCTGAGGTGCTTGAAACCAAAGTTGATTGACATCTTGAGTGCTGATCCCGAATTACTTCTGCAGCATGCACACTCTCGCAAGCTTGTGACAGAAAATGGGTACAAGAAGGTCAGAGCCCAACAGATTTCAACTGAGAAGGTGACAACTCTACTGGATCTGATATACGACGGAGGGCCTAAGGTCTCACACGGTCTGCTGGAACTGCTGAAGGAAGATACCTTTCAGGAGAACTTCCCAAGACTGTCTATCCTGGTGAACCCAGACCCAG AAGAAGCATCAAAGAGGACCACTGAGGATTCAGCACAACAGTCAAGATCTACAAATCAACCATGCATGAGTGTTG TCTCTAAAATAGTGACACAGAAACAGCTGCTGAAGGTGGCTGGTGCGATGTCCAGTACCTGGAAGGAAGTTGGAATACAGGTGCTGGATATTAGCAGCGAGAAGTTGGATGCGATTGAAGCGGAAAATAACACCCAAAAGATGCGAGCATTTCGCATGCTGCAAACTTGGCGTTCTCGTAAAAGGGAAAATGCCACAGCAGCCAAGCTGCATGACCTCCTCAGCCATGAGGATTTGGGCCTTGACCCTGAGGTGTTAGATTCTCTACTGGAGAGCAGTTGA